One window of Triticum dicoccoides isolate Atlit2015 ecotype Zavitan chromosome 5A, WEW_v2.0, whole genome shotgun sequence genomic DNA carries:
- the LOC119297581 gene encoding protein SRG1-like, which yields MVHQDQGKLVQVVAADVGLVAPPSRYVLSEENRPTTVDQQAKLVIPIVDVSRLAMPDDVEEAAKLRSALQSWGLFVVTGHGMSKEFLDEILEATRKFFHLPLEEKQKCGNVIDGVKFQNEGYGIDRIDSDEQILDWCDRLWLQLQPEDERRLQFWPQNLRDLLHEYTLESGRVTMDVLKAMAKLLNQEEGFFINMVGERFKSYSRFTYYPPCPRPDLVNGLKPHTDNSVITLLLMDKDIGGLQVLKDGHWVDVPVLGNDLLVVVGEGMEIVSNAIFKAPWHRVVTSANKERLSLAMFYQPEPERIIGPPGVLVHEKRPAMFKKCLVQTLADGYWDAFAVGDRTVDFLNVRINAEADAELEGRAVVANN from the exons ATGGTTCATCAGGATCAGGGAAAGCTGGTGCAGGTGGTAGCCGCGGACGTTGGACTTGTGGCTCCGCCGAGCAGGTACGTGCTAAGCGAGGAGAACCGACCGACCACTGTCGATCAGCAAGCCAAGCTAGTTATCCCTATCGTGGACGTGAGCCGTCTGGCCATGCCCGACGATGTTGAGGAGGCGGCCAAGCTTCGCTCTGCACTGCAGTCATGGGGCCTCTTTGTGGTGACGGGCCATGGCATGTCAAAGGAGTTCCTCGACGAGATCCTCGAGGCGACGAGGAAGTTCTTCCACCTGCCGCTGGAGGAGAAGCAGAAGTGCGGCAACGTGATTGATGGCGTCAAGTTCCAGAACGAAGGGTACGGCATCGATCGCATCGACTCCGACGAGCAGATCCTCGACTGGTGTGACCGGCTCTGGCTCCAGCTCCAGCCGGAGGACGAGAGGCGGCTCCAGTTCTGGCCACAGAATCTAAG GGATCTCCTACATGAGTACACCTTAGAGAGTGGGAGAGTGACCATGGATGTGCTGAAGGCCATGGCAAAGCTTCTGAACCAggaggagggcttcttcatcaacatggtGGGTGAGAGGTTCAAGTCATACTCGAGGTTCACCTACTACCCTCCCTGCCCACGCCCGGACCTCGTGAACGGGCTGAAGCCGCACACCGACAACTCTGTCATCACACTCCTCCTCATGGACAAGGACATCGGCGGCCTCCAGGTGCTCAAGGACGGCCACTGGGTTGATGTCCCCGTGCTCGGTAATGACTTGTTGGTCGTCGTAGGCGAGGGCATGGAG ATAGTTAGCAATGCAATCTTCAAGGCACCATGGCACCGTGTGGTGACGAGTGCTAACAAGGAGAGGCTGTCACTGGCGATGTTCTACCAGCCGGAGCCGGAGAGGATCATAGGGCCGCCAGGGGTGCTGGTTCACGAGAAGCGCCCGGCCATGTTCAAGAAGTGCCTAGTCCAGACCTTGGCCGATGGATACTGGGATGCGTTTGCAGTGGGAGATCGCACCGTCGACTTTCTTAATGTCAGGATAAATGCTGAGGCCGACGCCGAActggaggggcgcgcagtggttgcaAACAACTAA